From a region of the Paenibacillus sp. R14(2021) genome:
- a CDS encoding Asp23/Gls24 family envelope stress response protein produces MPLQIQSALGNVYITDHVISVLAGSAAMDCYGLVGMASRKQLKDGITELLGRDNLSRGVEVHRENDYLHIDLYIIVSYGTKISEVAHNIQSKVKYVMNEVVGVKVDVVNIFVQGVRVSR; encoded by the coding sequence ATGCCCCTGCAGATTCAATCCGCACTCGGAAACGTATATATAACCGACCATGTGATTTCTGTCCTAGCCGGCTCAGCGGCAATGGATTGTTATGGACTGGTAGGTATGGCATCGAGAAAGCAGCTCAAAGACGGAATTACCGAACTGCTTGGGCGAGATAATCTGTCGCGCGGTGTTGAAGTCCACCGAGAGAACGATTACTTACACATAGATTTATACATCATCGTGAGCTACGGCACAAAAATTTCCGAGGTCGCACATAACATTCAGTCAAAAGTGAAATATGTGATGAACGAGGTTGTCGGCGTCAAGGTAGACGTTGTCAATATTTTTGTCCAAGGCGTGCGGGTATCTCGGTAG
- the rsgA gene encoding ribosome small subunit-dependent GTPase A has product MKSGRIIKALSGYYYVRPLDAAADSVPLQCRARGIFKKRGESPLVGDVVDFEETENGEGAVNVIMPRSSELIRPPVANVDLAVLVFSVTEPVLNLQLLDKFLVHIEHAGIDAVLCLSKQDLAENGEETEEAKRAMSDVLRIYEPIGYEVLVTSSKQGEGTSALKERLQGHLAVFAGQSGVGKSSLLNALVPGLTLETNAISNRLGRGKHTTRHVELIDIGGGFVADTPGFSQLDFAELGIEELGSCFREMRELSSSCKFRGCTHIHEPECAVLAALEKGEIAQSRHANYMLFMAEMKEKKRRY; this is encoded by the coding sequence ATAAAGTCCGGACGTATTATTAAAGCGTTGAGCGGCTACTATTATGTACGTCCGCTTGATGCGGCTGCGGATTCAGTGCCCTTGCAATGCAGGGCGCGCGGGATATTCAAGAAACGCGGCGAATCTCCGCTTGTCGGTGACGTCGTGGATTTTGAAGAAACGGAGAATGGCGAGGGTGCCGTTAACGTCATCATGCCGCGCAGCTCGGAGCTGATCCGGCCGCCTGTTGCGAACGTGGATTTGGCTGTTTTGGTCTTCTCCGTTACGGAGCCGGTACTCAACTTGCAGCTGCTCGACAAGTTCTTGGTTCATATCGAACATGCCGGAATCGATGCTGTGCTCTGTTTAAGCAAACAAGACTTGGCAGAAAATGGCGAAGAGACCGAGGAAGCGAAGCGGGCGATGAGCGACGTGCTCCGCATCTACGAGCCGATCGGCTACGAGGTTCTTGTCACCAGTTCGAAGCAAGGCGAGGGCACCTCGGCGCTCAAGGAACGGCTGCAGGGTCATTTGGCCGTATTTGCCGGTCAATCCGGCGTTGGGAAATCCTCGCTGCTAAATGCACTCGTTCCGGGGCTTACGCTTGAAACGAATGCGATCAGCAACCGGCTCGGCCGAGGCAAGCATACGACAAGGCATGTTGAGCTGATCGATATCGGCGGCGGCTTCGTTGCGGATACGCCCGGCTTCAGCCAATTGGATTTCGCGGAACTCGGCATCGAAGAATTAGGCAGCTGTTTCCGTGAGATGCGGGAATTATCGTCTTCCTGCAAATTCAGAGGCTGTACCCATATTCATGAACCCGAATGCGCCGTTCTTGCTGCATTAGAGAAGGGTGAAATCGCACAAAGCCGTCACGCCAACTACATGCTGTTCATGGCGGAAATGAAAGAAAAAAAGCGGAGGTACTGA
- a CDS encoding Zn-dependent hydrolase, whose protein sequence is MDVERLEKTLIEINEFGNTDKGVTRLAYSLIERQAVERFSSLCEQAGMTVRMDPCGNLIARREGIHPDWPAVAIGSHLDTVIQGGKYDGALGVVAALEVIRSLNDHGVETEYPIEIIAFACEESSRFGVSTVGSKAMAGVLNKELISGLKDKEGLSVAEAFSKCGLHFEVVEQSTRSKKELKAFFELHIEQGPVLENEGKQIGIATGIAAPSRYEINVQGHASHSGTTPMNSRKDAFLGAAEIALELEKAANMENAYGTVATVGMCEVKPGAMNVVPDAAELKLDIRGTSIESKNRVINRLFDAIHETKKTRGLQISINELSNEIPVILSDELIESLGKICEQERFSYKRMPSGAGHDAMNMALLCPTGLIFVPSKNGISHHRDEYTPLDQIVAGVTLLEKAILKWAGASRKNMEGNRRERVL, encoded by the coding sequence GTGGATGTTGAGCGTCTGGAAAAGACATTAATAGAAATCAATGAATTTGGTAATACGGACAAAGGAGTAACCCGGTTGGCCTATTCCTTGATTGAGCGGCAAGCAGTTGAGCGGTTTTCCAGTCTTTGCGAACAAGCGGGAATGACGGTCCGGATGGATCCATGTGGGAATTTGATAGCCCGGCGCGAAGGCATTCATCCGGATTGGCCGGCTGTAGCAATCGGTTCGCATCTGGATACGGTAATTCAGGGCGGCAAATATGACGGCGCTTTAGGAGTTGTGGCAGCTCTTGAGGTTATACGCAGTTTGAATGATCACGGTGTCGAAACGGAGTATCCTATTGAGATCATAGCGTTCGCCTGTGAAGAATCGTCCAGATTCGGCGTTTCTACGGTCGGAAGCAAAGCAATGGCAGGTGTTTTAAATAAAGAGCTCATCAGTGGATTAAAGGATAAAGAAGGCCTGTCTGTGGCGGAAGCATTCTCAAAATGCGGTCTGCATTTCGAAGTTGTCGAGCAAAGCACCCGTTCAAAAAAGGAATTGAAAGCGTTTTTTGAACTGCACATAGAGCAAGGACCCGTATTGGAAAACGAAGGAAAGCAAATTGGTATTGCAACGGGAATTGCAGCCCCGTCACGCTATGAAATCAACGTGCAAGGTCATGCCTCCCACTCGGGTACAACGCCGATGAACAGCCGCAAGGATGCATTTTTGGGCGCTGCTGAAATTGCGCTGGAGCTTGAGAAGGCGGCAAATATGGAAAACGCTTACGGAACCGTGGCGACTGTTGGCATGTGTGAAGTAAAGCCAGGCGCAATGAATGTGGTTCCCGATGCTGCGGAATTGAAGCTGGATATACGTGGTACGTCCATCGAATCTAAAAACAGAGTGATAAATAGATTATTTGATGCTATACACGAAACGAAGAAAACAAGGGGACTCCAAATATCGATAAATGAGTTAAGCAATGAGATTCCAGTCATTCTGAGCGACGAATTGATTGAATCTCTGGGCAAGATTTGTGAGCAAGAGAGGTTCTCCTATAAGCGAATGCCAAGCGGCGCAGGGCATGATGCGATGAATATGGCTTTGCTGTGTCCCACTGGGTTGATTTTCGTTCCTTCCAAGAACGGGATCAGCCATCACCGTGATGAGTATACGCCGTTAGATCAAATCGTTGCGGGCGTTACTCTATTAGAAAAAGCAATATTGAAATGGGCTGGCGCTTCTAGAAAAAATATGGAAGGAAATAGAAGGGAGAGAGTTTTATGA
- a CDS encoding dihydroorotate dehydrogenase, translating into MTNVNLGVRIGSLYLNNPIMPASGAFGEEMEQLFDFNLLGAVVPKSITKYPRGGNATPRVCEVTGGMINSIGIQSKGIDYYLKHTIPYYRKYHTPLISSISADSVEEYVEMTEIIGRAEGVAAIELNISCPNLKGNGHAFGMDPELSYQLVKKSKAVTDKPIIAKLTPNVTSIQEIALACDKAGADGLNVANTILAMAIDIHSRTPKIGNVMGGISGPAIKPIIVRMIYQVRQVTNLPIIGCGGVMKWEDAVEMILAGATAIQVGTASFINPLAMVDILEGIQSYMKAYGVEDINDLIGKVIIPNHEVEVYQL; encoded by the coding sequence ATGACAAATGTGAATCTGGGCGTTAGAATTGGCAGTCTTTATTTGAACAACCCGATCATGCCGGCCTCCGGTGCTTTCGGGGAAGAAATGGAACAATTGTTTGACTTTAACCTACTTGGAGCAGTAGTTCCCAAAAGTATCACGAAATATCCGAGGGGTGGAAATGCCACGCCGCGGGTATGTGAAGTTACAGGCGGGATGATTAATTCAATTGGCATACAAAGTAAAGGGATTGATTATTACCTTAAACATACCATACCCTACTACCGGAAATATCATACGCCTTTGATCTCTAGTATTTCAGCGGATTCCGTTGAAGAATATGTTGAAATGACGGAGATTATCGGAAGGGCCGAAGGGGTGGCGGCGATTGAATTGAATATCTCTTGTCCGAATTTAAAAGGAAACGGACATGCCTTTGGCATGGACCCGGAGTTGTCTTACCAGTTGGTTAAAAAGTCCAAAGCTGTTACGGATAAGCCGATTATTGCCAAACTGACACCCAACGTGACAAGTATTCAGGAGATTGCACTAGCCTGTGATAAAGCAGGGGCTGACGGCCTGAATGTAGCCAATACGATACTGGCTATGGCTATTGATATTCATTCACGGACTCCAAAAATCGGCAATGTCATGGGCGGAATATCCGGACCTGCCATTAAACCGATTATTGTGCGCATGATCTATCAGGTTCGCCAAGTTACCAATCTCCCGATCATCGGATGCGGGGGTGTTATGAAGTGGGAAGACGCAGTAGAAATGATCTTGGCAGGTGCGACGGCCATACAGGTCGGAACGGCCAGCTTCATTAACCCCCTTGCCATGGTGGATATTTTGGAAGGGATCCAAAGCTATATGAAGGCTTACGGAGTCGAAGATATTAATGATCTTATCGGAAAAGTTATCATTCCCAACCATGAAGTAGAAGTTTATCAGCTTTGA
- the recG gene encoding ATP-dependent DNA helicase RecG has protein sequence MKLDEIAVRQMKGVSAQKEQELHAFGVHTIADLLDYFPFRYEDYRIRNLGELKDGEKATVEGKIMGNPILQRFGRAKTRLTCKIAIENVLITAVWFNRHFLQEQLVPGRDIVLTGKWEQHRLQMTVSESEFPDKGKARSGTLQSVYSVGGSVTQPWMRKTIAQALLQYGPMVEEILPVELMDKYGFMLRREAVMHIHQPDDIMQGQAARRRLVYEELFLFQLKLQAYRSLNRKRLDGIAHVVDAESIRVFSRTLPFELTDSQKKVVNEILIDMRYPSCMNRLLQGDVGSGKTVVAAIALFAAVKAGHQGALMVPTEILAEQHHRSLQKLLGGVGLEVALLTGSLTEKKRREVLAGLQMGLIDVIVGTQAIIQDGVHFRSLGLVVTDEQHRFGVNQRSVLRRKGLNPDVLTMTATPIPRTLAITAFGDLDVSTLKERPNGRKPIQTNWVKHNMLDRVLGFIRREVEAGRQCYFICPLIEESDKLDVQNAIDLHIQIQQAFPDLRVGLLHGRLSTADKDDVMRAFSDNEAQVLVATTVVEVGVDVPNATLMVIMDAERFGLSQLHQLRGRVGRGEHQSYCVLIADPKSETGRERMKIMTETDDGFEVSRRDLELRGPGDFFGTKQSGVPDFKLADMAADFGTLEDARDDAADLTGRADFWTGAPYARLRDVLRKEQLFQGELLD, from the coding sequence ATGAAGCTGGATGAAATCGCGGTCCGGCAAATGAAAGGCGTGAGTGCTCAGAAGGAACAGGAGCTTCACGCCTTTGGCGTTCATACGATCGCAGATTTGCTGGACTATTTTCCGTTTCGGTACGAAGATTACCGGATACGGAATTTGGGGGAATTGAAGGACGGCGAGAAAGCAACCGTCGAAGGTAAAATCATGGGCAATCCGATCCTGCAGCGCTTCGGGCGCGCTAAAACACGCTTGACCTGCAAAATCGCAATCGAGAACGTGCTGATCACTGCCGTTTGGTTCAATCGGCATTTTCTGCAGGAGCAGCTTGTACCCGGGCGGGATATCGTTTTGACGGGCAAGTGGGAGCAGCACCGGCTGCAGATGACGGTCTCGGAATCGGAATTTCCCGATAAAGGCAAAGCGCGTTCAGGCACGCTGCAGTCCGTGTACTCCGTTGGGGGCAGTGTAACGCAGCCTTGGATGCGCAAGACGATCGCTCAGGCACTGCTGCAGTACGGTCCCATGGTGGAGGAAATTCTGCCGGTGGAGCTGATGGACAAGTACGGCTTCATGCTGCGCCGGGAAGCGGTGATGCATATTCACCAGCCGGATGACATCATGCAGGGGCAAGCTGCCCGGAGGAGACTCGTATACGAGGAGCTCTTCTTGTTTCAGCTGAAGCTGCAGGCTTACCGCTCACTGAACCGCAAACGGTTGGACGGCATTGCGCATGTCGTCGATGCGGAGTCGATCCGCGTCTTCTCGCGTACGCTGCCCTTCGAGCTGACGGATTCGCAGAAGAAGGTCGTCAATGAAATTCTGATCGATATGCGCTATCCTTCCTGCATGAATCGGCTGCTGCAGGGCGATGTCGGCTCAGGCAAGACGGTCGTTGCCGCAATCGCTTTGTTTGCGGCCGTTAAAGCGGGCCACCAGGGTGCGCTGATGGTGCCGACGGAGATACTTGCGGAGCAGCATCACCGCTCCCTACAGAAGCTTCTGGGGGGCGTAGGGCTTGAAGTCGCTCTGTTAACAGGGAGCTTGACCGAGAAGAAGCGGCGCGAGGTGCTTGCCGGCCTGCAGATGGGGCTTATCGATGTCATCGTCGGCACGCAGGCAATCATTCAAGACGGGGTTCATTTCCGCAGCTTGGGTCTTGTCGTTACGGATGAGCAGCATCGCTTCGGCGTCAATCAGCGCAGCGTCCTGCGGCGCAAGGGTTTGAACCCGGACGTGCTTACCATGACGGCTACGCCGATTCCGCGCACGCTGGCGATTACTGCCTTCGGTGACCTGGATGTATCTACGCTGAAGGAGCGGCCGAACGGGCGCAAACCGATTCAGACCAATTGGGTGAAGCACAATATGCTGGACCGTGTGCTCGGCTTCATACGACGAGAAGTGGAAGCTGGGCGGCAGTGCTACTTTATTTGCCCGTTAATCGAAGAGTCGGACAAGCTGGATGTGCAGAATGCGATTGATCTGCATATTCAGATCCAGCAGGCGTTCCCGGATCTGCGCGTTGGCCTTCTGCACGGCCGGTTATCGACCGCGGATAAGGATGACGTGATGCGGGCGTTCAGCGATAATGAAGCGCAGGTGCTTGTGGCGACGACGGTCGTGGAGGTTGGCGTCGACGTACCGAATGCGACGCTTATGGTCATCATGGATGCGGAACGGTTCGGTCTGTCCCAGCTGCATCAGCTGCGGGGCCGGGTAGGCCGCGGCGAGCACCAGTCCTATTGCGTCTTGATCGCGGATCCCAAATCGGAGACCGGCCGGGAGCGAATGAAAATCATGACAGAAACAGATGACGGCTTTGAGGTATCGCGACGGGACTTGGAGCTCCGCGGACCCGGGGACTTCTTCGGGACGAAGCAGAGCGGGGTGCCGGATTTCAAGCTGGCGGATATGGCAGCTGATTTCGGCACGCTGGAGGATGCGCGCGACGACGCGGCGGACCTTACGGGCAGAGCGGATTTCTGGACGGGAGCGCCTTATGCGCGACTGCGGGACGTGCTTCGCAAAGAGCAACTTTTTCAAGGGGAACTTCTGGACTAG
- the rpe gene encoding ribulose-phosphate 3-epimerase translates to MSIIAPSILSANFAALAEDIKDVERSGADWIHIDVMDGHFVPVLTFGPMVIQAVRATTELPFDVHLMIEQPELHIPAYVAAGADRITVHAEACVHLHRVIHQIKEAGLPAGVALNPATPIHVLENVIDDIDMILIMTVNPGFGGQKFITQSLNKIRQLRELLTSRGRGDMLIQVDGGINSTTAPLVREAGADVFVAGNAVFTEQDRAAAIAALR, encoded by the coding sequence ATGTCGATTATAGCACCATCGATCCTGTCCGCGAATTTTGCGGCATTAGCAGAAGATATTAAAGACGTTGAACGTTCCGGGGCAGATTGGATTCATATCGATGTCATGGACGGCCATTTTGTGCCGGTACTTACGTTCGGCCCAATGGTCATTCAAGCGGTAAGAGCGACAACTGAGCTGCCATTTGATGTGCATCTCATGATTGAGCAGCCAGAGCTGCATATTCCAGCCTACGTTGCGGCGGGTGCTGACCGCATCACGGTCCATGCGGAAGCGTGCGTGCATCTTCACCGTGTCATTCACCAAATCAAAGAAGCAGGGCTTCCAGCAGGAGTCGCGCTCAACCCGGCGACACCGATTCATGTGCTGGAAAACGTCATTGATGACATCGATATGATTCTCATCATGACGGTAAATCCGGGCTTCGGCGGTCAGAAATTCATTACGCAGTCACTGAACAAGATCCGTCAGCTTCGCGAGCTTCTCACTTCTCGCGGACGAGGCGATATGCTTATTCAAGTTGACGGAGGCATTAATTCGACAACCGCGCCGCTTGTGCGCGAGGCAGGTGCAGATGTGTTTGTTGCCGGCAACGCGGTATTCACCGAGCAAGATCGTGCCGCAGCAATCGCTGCACTGCGTTAG
- a CDS encoding stage VI sporulation protein F — translation MSYTKFGIRPELVERVKVKMKNPVTKDRLKMLLNGVTKYDLQDRTKVRKLVRMSAGIMQESLTEQQEEQLIAFVIAQKIDPSNTLHLIKLWAMFR, via the coding sequence ATGAGCTACACAAAATTCGGCATTCGGCCTGAGCTGGTCGAGCGCGTTAAAGTGAAGATGAAGAACCCTGTCACGAAGGACCGTCTCAAGATGCTGCTTAATGGCGTCACCAAATATGATCTGCAGGATCGCACGAAGGTACGTAAGCTGGTTCGCATGTCGGCCGGCATTATGCAGGAGTCCTTGACGGAGCAGCAGGAAGAACAATTGATTGCCTTTGTAATCGCGCAGAAGATTGATCCATCGAATACGCTGCATTTAATCAAATTATGGGCGATGTTCCGCTGA
- a CDS encoding DAK2 domain-containing protein, translating into MVLSGADSLLRNEERINALNVFPVPDGDTGSNMNLTMASGKRELQKNPHPAVGKVAEALSKGLLMGARGNSGVILSQLFRGFAKSIAGCEHIDAQQFAAALQNGVDMAYKAVVKPVEGTILTVAKDTAKHAVAIAKRNTDMTELVREVCLRANESLARTPDLLPVLKQVGVVDSGGQGLVCLYEGFLSSLISERNGFEQMQGHTQPSIPVAFPKAPALRPAAVQPPQRHTNAPHGSAQSKLATEHIEFLYDMEFFINRKQAGRTGLRFDEALFKGMLSRDGDSILVIVDDEIIKVHVHTRKPGDVLNYALPYGELTEIHILNMREQHRDLLHEEEQAASTSGVQALAAEVLPETAVVEEAALGLAVSEVLTGAPADAISAEQAHEWAPFGLIAVGMGEGIQSIFLDNNVDIMLSGGQTMNPSTEDFVTAIESLAAEHIYLLPNNSNIILAAQQAAELSERHVTVIGTKNIPQGLAAVLAFKEEEPAEVNTQAMNEAIGRVRSGQVTTAVRNTAIDDITIQEGDYIGILEKTIVTASPSLQDACRELLARMLEDGGELVTVLTGDQAKPSDTDEFTAWAKAQFPDAEFEVHAGGQPLYPYLIAVE; encoded by the coding sequence ATGGTATTGAGCGGAGCCGACAGCTTGCTCCGAAACGAAGAACGTATTAACGCGTTGAATGTATTCCCTGTTCCAGATGGAGATACGGGATCTAATATGAATTTAACGATGGCCTCCGGAAAAAGGGAGCTGCAAAAAAATCCGCATCCAGCAGTGGGCAAAGTCGCGGAAGCGCTTTCTAAAGGGCTTCTGATGGGTGCGCGCGGCAATTCCGGCGTCATTTTGTCCCAATTGTTTAGAGGATTCGCAAAAAGTATCGCTGGCTGCGAGCATATCGACGCCCAGCAATTCGCCGCGGCGCTGCAGAATGGTGTCGATATGGCTTACAAAGCCGTCGTCAAGCCGGTGGAAGGAACGATTCTCACGGTTGCAAAAGACACGGCAAAGCATGCGGTAGCGATCGCCAAGCGAAACACGGATATGACGGAGCTTGTCCGGGAAGTTTGTTTGCGTGCGAATGAATCACTGGCGAGAACGCCTGACCTGCTGCCGGTACTAAAGCAAGTCGGCGTCGTCGATTCCGGCGGTCAGGGATTGGTTTGCCTATATGAGGGGTTTCTTAGCAGCCTCATCTCAGAACGAAACGGGTTCGAACAAATGCAGGGACACACGCAACCGTCAATCCCGGTTGCTTTCCCGAAAGCCCCTGCACTTAGACCGGCGGCAGTTCAACCGCCGCAGAGACATACGAATGCCCCGCACGGGAGTGCGCAATCCAAGCTTGCAACGGAGCATATCGAGTTTTTGTACGATATGGAGTTCTTCATTAATCGCAAGCAGGCAGGACGTACTGGACTGCGCTTCGACGAAGCCTTGTTTAAGGGCATGCTGAGCCGTGACGGAGATTCCATACTCGTCATCGTTGATGACGAGATAATCAAGGTGCATGTGCATACGCGCAAGCCGGGCGATGTACTTAACTATGCGCTGCCATACGGCGAATTGACAGAGATTCATATTCTGAACATGCGCGAGCAGCATCGTGACCTGCTGCACGAGGAAGAGCAGGCGGCAAGTACGAGCGGTGTTCAAGCTCTCGCGGCGGAAGTGCTTCCCGAAACGGCTGTTGTGGAGGAAGCGGCGCTTGGCTTGGCGGTATCTGAAGTGCTTACCGGTGCGCCGGCCGATGCCATATCGGCTGAGCAGGCTCATGAATGGGCGCCGTTTGGTCTCATTGCAGTCGGCATGGGGGAAGGCATTCAATCCATATTCCTCGACAATAATGTTGACATCATGCTGTCCGGTGGACAAACGATGAATCCGTCAACAGAGGATTTCGTGACTGCGATCGAATCACTTGCAGCGGAGCATATCTATTTGCTGCCGAATAACAGTAACATTATTTTGGCGGCTCAGCAGGCGGCTGAGCTCAGCGAACGCCACGTCACGGTGATTGGAACGAAGAATATCCCGCAAGGACTCGCAGCAGTTCTGGCCTTTAAGGAAGAAGAACCGGCGGAAGTGAATACGCAGGCGATGAACGAAGCCATTGGGCGCGTGCGTTCCGGTCAAGTCACGACCGCGGTTCGCAATACGGCGATCGATGATATTACCATTCAAGAAGGCGATTATATCGGAATTCTGGAGAAGACGATCGTGACAGCCTCGCCGAGTTTGCAGGACGCCTGTCGCGAGCTTCTGGCCCGGATGCTTGAAGACGGCGGAGAATTAGTGACCGTGCTGACGGGCGACCAAGCGAAACCGTCCGATACGGATGAGTTTACGGCATGGGCGAAAGCGCAGTTCCCGGATGCGGAATTCGAGGTTCATGCAGGCGGCCAGCCTTTATATCCTTACTTGATTGCAGTTGAATAG
- a CDS encoding dihydroorotate dehydrogenase electron transfer subunit has protein sequence MIAANVRVLSNVQVSKRYWHMVVDSSGIQEDIKPGQFFNLKCGSELDPFLRRPFSIYRINKEEQTIEFLYLVKGEGTQRMTRIPAGDQVDVFGPLGEGFTIKKEWDTILLVARGVGIATLAALVQEAAQKQVKCIAILSARSQNDLLATEALEQLGAKIYKVTEEEKTSGVEYVGSLMNQMISEQDVKALFTCGSKRLSILTQQLAEEHKLPGQIAMEEHMACAMGVCFACVCDIREEGTIRSVRVCKEGPVFDLDKVVLV, from the coding sequence ATGATCGCAGCTAATGTACGGGTTTTATCGAACGTACAGGTAAGCAAGCGTTATTGGCATATGGTAGTTGATTCATCCGGGATTCAAGAGGACATAAAACCTGGACAGTTTTTTAATCTGAAGTGCGGCAGTGAGTTGGATCCCTTTTTACGGCGTCCGTTTAGCATTTATCGGATTAACAAAGAGGAGCAAACGATCGAGTTTTTGTATCTTGTCAAGGGGGAAGGCACGCAAAGAATGACCCGAATTCCCGCGGGAGATCAAGTCGATGTGTTTGGTCCCCTCGGGGAAGGTTTCACGATCAAGAAGGAATGGGATACGATCTTGCTAGTTGCCAGAGGTGTTGGAATCGCCACACTGGCTGCATTGGTACAGGAAGCTGCCCAAAAACAGGTGAAATGCATTGCCATTTTAAGTGCCAGAAGTCAGAATGATCTGCTCGCAACAGAAGCATTGGAGCAACTGGGTGCGAAAATATACAAGGTTACAGAAGAAGAAAAAACAAGCGGTGTGGAGTATGTAGGCAGCCTGATGAATCAGATGATAAGCGAACAGGATGTTAAGGCGCTATTTACGTGCGGCTCTAAACGACTCTCCATATTAACACAACAGCTTGCTGAAGAGCATAAGCTTCCGGGCCAAATTGCAATGGAAGAGCATATGGCATGCGCAATGGGTGTTTGTTTTGCCTGTGTATGTGACATTAGGGAAGAAGGTACGATACGGTCGGTGCGGGTTTGTAAAGAAGGACCAGTATTTGATTTAGATAAGGTGGTGCTCGTATGA
- a CDS encoding DegV family protein — protein sequence MSAVKIVTDSTADVPKRVKEQYGIEVVPLKVIFGDEDFLDGVTITNSQFYDRLTSSAALPTTSQPSPIEFTEMYERMNKQYADSPIISVHLSSALSGTYQSALLGSTLMEESGDITVIDSKSASYGIGMLAVKAAEMAAVGASKADIIAKLEFMIEDSRVYFLVDTLEYLQKGGRIGKAAALLGSILNIKPILTIDKDGEVSAIDKVRGTKKAMQRMIDLLKQDFGSDPVDMTIGWTQKKELALELGVLAQGQLNIRSIGQTEIGAVIGTHAGPGAAALFITRV from the coding sequence GTGAGCGCAGTTAAAATCGTAACAGACAGTACGGCAGACGTTCCGAAACGGGTTAAAGAGCAATATGGAATCGAAGTCGTGCCGCTTAAAGTCATATTCGGCGATGAAGATTTTTTGGACGGCGTTACGATTACGAACAGCCAATTTTACGATCGGCTTACGTCCTCCGCCGCGCTTCCTACGACGTCGCAGCCTTCGCCGATCGAATTTACCGAAATGTACGAGCGCATGAACAAGCAATATGCGGATTCGCCGATCATATCGGTTCATCTCTCCTCGGCGCTGAGCGGCACCTACCAATCCGCGCTGCTCGGCTCGACGTTGATGGAAGAGTCGGGGGACATTACCGTCATTGATTCGAAATCTGCTTCGTACGGCATAGGCATGCTGGCGGTTAAAGCGGCGGAAATGGCTGCTGTAGGAGCATCCAAAGCGGACATTATCGCCAAGCTTGAATTCATGATCGAGGATTCCCGTGTGTACTTTCTTGTGGACACGCTGGAATACCTGCAGAAGGGCGGACGAATCGGCAAAGCTGCGGCACTGCTCGGTTCCATTCTTAATATAAAGCCGATTCTAACCATTGATAAGGATGGCGAGGTTTCCGCGATCGATAAGGTTCGCGGCACCAAGAAAGCGATGCAGCGCATGATCGATCTGCTGAAACAGGACTTTGGCAGCGATCCCGTCGATATGACGATCGGTTGGACGCAGAAGAAGGAGCTTGCGCTGGAGCTAGGTGTGCTTGCGCAAGGGCAGCTGAACATACGCAGCATCGGACAGACAGAGATCGGAGCCGTGATCGGCACGCATGCCGGCCCCGGAGCCGCGGCCTTATTTATAACGCGAGTGTGA
- the rpmB gene encoding 50S ribosomal protein L28 encodes MSRKCFITGKGPGVGNNVSHANNKTRRSWGVNVQKVRILVNGKPKRVYVSTRALKSGKVTRV; translated from the coding sequence ATGTCTCGCAAATGTTTCATCACGGGCAAAGGCCCAGGTGTTGGGAACAATGTTTCGCACGCCAACAACAAAACCCGCCGCTCTTGGGGCGTTAACGTTCAGAAGGTTAGAATTCTTGTTAACGGCAAACCTAAACGCGTTTATGTCAGCACGCGTGCTCTTAAATCCGGCAAAGTAACTCGTGTATAA
- the spoVM gene encoding stage V sporulation protein SpoVM: MKFYTIKLPKFLGGFVKAILNTFQKS; the protein is encoded by the coding sequence ATGAAATTTTATACGATCAAGCTGCCGAAGTTTTTGGGTGGCTTTGTGAAGGCGATTCTGAATACGTTCCAGAAGAGCTAG